Proteins from one Neodiprion fabricii isolate iyNeoFabr1 chromosome 5, iyNeoFabr1.1, whole genome shotgun sequence genomic window:
- the LOC124182502 gene encoding uncharacterized protein LOC124182502 isoform X1 has translation MFNISIVYLINMSSKVNTERKAIALKSKRESSEGDKQVVLPVSKQLSNTAPPGDVLVFDNCSTTVQVTVKTKGRKRTSTMVSGSPTNHKAIEEKKKASGNGEHHHNWGRILGDQNRIAMKQNLQQSLQQYAARTHTSKSTRQSTTDSKEARKLLEVHRSQRYELGQVASKHLDEIPTKQDPPSKKSSDHMKTHIPASTMPSSTSIASSMESIVVVDRAVQCGGIFDFSNDRFGVFNPVRTLGFLMKELEGLVRDERSSKILSEMEQALLRIPTEPGKPTPADVDAIALRVQLEASTAKLESTSQKLNATCESLREQRDSLQQQVQKQTSLLEDARHRETVLESDLKRVQTKLDEATTMASSAQKIISELKDDTKRIETLQKVIADLRTELNDQIELAQQRFMEGQYLRLEKEKLLVLSAYKDSQLAQHRTAVKELQILITEQLTELRETYKNTEDSPDRHSSMLHAGKACSSPTPTSSEHSNTIQPWHGLSDISLSTVEPNTHNFGDQKAVTSQVKNSSFHGEMAGDSERKRTVKDVKTQLEFISLPGGETGETSRTMSLPIYKGEESKRHSNAGIGDEGEASCDKSNDLSDIVAGIAEVEKPTTTDETDGKNFEKRDQNGIRSLFKPRKSPLEKTRKHRSNKDHSRNKSVARDIPTQNKEYSSGNPIDISIKEQFQNIFKDIRQQSRIPVNIPSPPRHYPHSDWSDSSLPSISGVSESNIA, from the exons ATGTTTAACATTTCTATTGTCTACTTAAT CAATATGAGCAGTAAAGTGAACACAGAAAGAAAAGCCATCGCTCTGAAAAGTAAGAGAGAATCTTCAGAAGGTGATAAACAAGTGGTTCTACCAGTCAGCAAACAG CTTTCGAATACAGCACCTCCGGGTGACGTCTTGGTTTTTGATAATTGCAGTACGACGGTGCAAGTAACCGTTAAAACAAAGGGTCGCAAGCGTACTTCCACAATGGTCAGCGGTAGCCCAACAAACCACAAAGCAAttgaggaaaagaaaaaggcaAGTGGTAACGGGGAACATCATCACAATTGGGGAAGAATATTAGGAGATCAAAATCGCATTGCCATGAAGCAGAATCTCCAGCAAAGTCTGCAACAGTATGCAGCTAGGACTCATACTTCCAAGTCAACCAGACAGAGTACAACGGACTCCAAGGAGGCCAGAAAATTGCTGGAAGTTCACAGGTCGCAAAGATACGAGCTAGgt CAGGTCGCCAGTAAACATCTTGACGAAATTCCCACGAAGCAAGATCCACCGTCCAAAAAGTCTTCCGATCATATGAAAACGCATATTCCTGCTTCGACAATGCCTTCGTCAACCTCAATCGCGAGTAGTATGGAATCCATTGTCGTGGTTGATAGAGCAGTTCAATGCGGAGGAATCTTTGATTTCTCTAACGACAGATTTGGGGTATTCAATCCTGTTCGTACTTTGGGATTCTTGATGAAGGAGCTCGAAGGACTTGTTAGAGATGAGAGATCGAGCAAAATTCTTTCTGAAATGGAACAAGCTCTATTGCGGATACCAACAGAGCCTGGAAAACCGACGCCTGCG GACGTTGACGCCATAGCACTCAGAGTACAATTGGAAGCAAGTACGGCAAAACTGGAATCAACAAGCCAGAAATTGAATGCAACTTGCGAAAGCTTGCGCGAGCAGAGAGATTCTCTGCAACA aCAAGTTCAAAAGCAGACTTCACTTTTGGAGGATGCCCGACATCGAGAGACAGTGTTGGAATCAGACTTGAAAAGAGTTCAAACGAAACTAGATGAGGCAACAACAATGGCTTCGTCGgcccaaaaaataattagtgaGTTGAAAGATGATACCAAAAGAATAGAAACGCTGCAGAAAGTTATTGCAGATCTCAGAACTGAACTGAACGACCAAATTGAGCTTGCACAGCAGCGATTTATGGAAGGACAGTACCTTAGattggagaaagaaaaattattagttCTATCAGCCTATAAAGATTCGCAACTAGCCCAGCACCGCACAGCCGTTAA AGAACTTCAAATCCTGATAACTGAACAACTGACTGAGTTGCGCGAGACGTACAAAAACACAGAAGACTCCCCGGACCGTCACAGCTCGATGCTCCATGCAGGAAAGGCTTGTTCGTCTCCTACGCCAACTTCTTCCGAGCATTCCAACACTATTCAACCCTGGCATGGTCTGTCGGATATTTCGTTGTCAACTGTCGAACCAAACACTCATAATTTTGGTGATCAAAAGGCTGTAACGAGTCAAGTTAAAAATTCGTCATTTCATGGAGAAATGGCTGGGGATTCGGAGAGGAAGCGAACGGTGAAAGACGTAAAAACACAACTGGAATTTATCAGTTTGCCTGGTGGTGAAACTGGTGAAACTTCGCGTACAATGTCGTTACCTATTTATAAAGGCGAGGAATCAAAACGCCACAGCAATGCAG GAATCGGAGATGAGGGTGAAGCAAGTTGTGATAAGAGTAATGATTTGTCCGATATTGTTGCTGGGATAGCGGAAGTAGAGAAGCCTACAACAACTGATGAaacggatggaaaaaattttgaaaaaagggatCAAAATGGCATTCGAAGTTTGTTCAAACCAAGAAAGTCTCCATTAGAAAAAACTAGGAAACATCGATCTAATAAAGATCATTCTAGGAATAAATCTGTAGCTAGAGATATTCCCACACAAAATAAGGAATATTCTTCGGGAAATCCAATAGATATTAGCATAAAGGAGCAGTTCCAAAATATCTTCAAAGACATCAGACAACAAAGCCGCATACCTGTTAATATTCCAAGTCCCCCGCGGCATTATCCTCATTCTGACTGGAGCGACAGTTCTTTACCAAGTATCAGTGGCGTTTCAGAATCTAATATTGCTTAG
- the LOC124182502 gene encoding uncharacterized protein LOC124182502 isoform X2, with product MFNISIVYLINMSSKVNTERKAIALKSKRESSEGDKQVVLPVSKQLSNTAPPGDVLVFDNCSTTVQVTVKTKGRKRTSTMVSGSPTNHKAIEEKKKASGNGEHHHNWGRILGDQNRIAMKQNLQQSLQQYAARTHTSKSTRQSTTDSKEARKLLEVHRSQRYELGVASKHLDEIPTKQDPPSKKSSDHMKTHIPASTMPSSTSIASSMESIVVVDRAVQCGGIFDFSNDRFGVFNPVRTLGFLMKELEGLVRDERSSKILSEMEQALLRIPTEPGKPTPADVDAIALRVQLEASTAKLESTSQKLNATCESLREQRDSLQQQVQKQTSLLEDARHRETVLESDLKRVQTKLDEATTMASSAQKIISELKDDTKRIETLQKVIADLRTELNDQIELAQQRFMEGQYLRLEKEKLLVLSAYKDSQLAQHRTAVKELQILITEQLTELRETYKNTEDSPDRHSSMLHAGKACSSPTPTSSEHSNTIQPWHGLSDISLSTVEPNTHNFGDQKAVTSQVKNSSFHGEMAGDSERKRTVKDVKTQLEFISLPGGETGETSRTMSLPIYKGEESKRHSNAGIGDEGEASCDKSNDLSDIVAGIAEVEKPTTTDETDGKNFEKRDQNGIRSLFKPRKSPLEKTRKHRSNKDHSRNKSVARDIPTQNKEYSSGNPIDISIKEQFQNIFKDIRQQSRIPVNIPSPPRHYPHSDWSDSSLPSISGVSESNIA from the exons ATGTTTAACATTTCTATTGTCTACTTAAT CAATATGAGCAGTAAAGTGAACACAGAAAGAAAAGCCATCGCTCTGAAAAGTAAGAGAGAATCTTCAGAAGGTGATAAACAAGTGGTTCTACCAGTCAGCAAACAG CTTTCGAATACAGCACCTCCGGGTGACGTCTTGGTTTTTGATAATTGCAGTACGACGGTGCAAGTAACCGTTAAAACAAAGGGTCGCAAGCGTACTTCCACAATGGTCAGCGGTAGCCCAACAAACCACAAAGCAAttgaggaaaagaaaaaggcaAGTGGTAACGGGGAACATCATCACAATTGGGGAAGAATATTAGGAGATCAAAATCGCATTGCCATGAAGCAGAATCTCCAGCAAAGTCTGCAACAGTATGCAGCTAGGACTCATACTTCCAAGTCAACCAGACAGAGTACAACGGACTCCAAGGAGGCCAGAAAATTGCTGGAAGTTCACAGGTCGCAAAGATACGAGCTAGgt GTCGCCAGTAAACATCTTGACGAAATTCCCACGAAGCAAGATCCACCGTCCAAAAAGTCTTCCGATCATATGAAAACGCATATTCCTGCTTCGACAATGCCTTCGTCAACCTCAATCGCGAGTAGTATGGAATCCATTGTCGTGGTTGATAGAGCAGTTCAATGCGGAGGAATCTTTGATTTCTCTAACGACAGATTTGGGGTATTCAATCCTGTTCGTACTTTGGGATTCTTGATGAAGGAGCTCGAAGGACTTGTTAGAGATGAGAGATCGAGCAAAATTCTTTCTGAAATGGAACAAGCTCTATTGCGGATACCAACAGAGCCTGGAAAACCGACGCCTGCG GACGTTGACGCCATAGCACTCAGAGTACAATTGGAAGCAAGTACGGCAAAACTGGAATCAACAAGCCAGAAATTGAATGCAACTTGCGAAAGCTTGCGCGAGCAGAGAGATTCTCTGCAACA aCAAGTTCAAAAGCAGACTTCACTTTTGGAGGATGCCCGACATCGAGAGACAGTGTTGGAATCAGACTTGAAAAGAGTTCAAACGAAACTAGATGAGGCAACAACAATGGCTTCGTCGgcccaaaaaataattagtgaGTTGAAAGATGATACCAAAAGAATAGAAACGCTGCAGAAAGTTATTGCAGATCTCAGAACTGAACTGAACGACCAAATTGAGCTTGCACAGCAGCGATTTATGGAAGGACAGTACCTTAGattggagaaagaaaaattattagttCTATCAGCCTATAAAGATTCGCAACTAGCCCAGCACCGCACAGCCGTTAA AGAACTTCAAATCCTGATAACTGAACAACTGACTGAGTTGCGCGAGACGTACAAAAACACAGAAGACTCCCCGGACCGTCACAGCTCGATGCTCCATGCAGGAAAGGCTTGTTCGTCTCCTACGCCAACTTCTTCCGAGCATTCCAACACTATTCAACCCTGGCATGGTCTGTCGGATATTTCGTTGTCAACTGTCGAACCAAACACTCATAATTTTGGTGATCAAAAGGCTGTAACGAGTCAAGTTAAAAATTCGTCATTTCATGGAGAAATGGCTGGGGATTCGGAGAGGAAGCGAACGGTGAAAGACGTAAAAACACAACTGGAATTTATCAGTTTGCCTGGTGGTGAAACTGGTGAAACTTCGCGTACAATGTCGTTACCTATTTATAAAGGCGAGGAATCAAAACGCCACAGCAATGCAG GAATCGGAGATGAGGGTGAAGCAAGTTGTGATAAGAGTAATGATTTGTCCGATATTGTTGCTGGGATAGCGGAAGTAGAGAAGCCTACAACAACTGATGAaacggatggaaaaaattttgaaaaaagggatCAAAATGGCATTCGAAGTTTGTTCAAACCAAGAAAGTCTCCATTAGAAAAAACTAGGAAACATCGATCTAATAAAGATCATTCTAGGAATAAATCTGTAGCTAGAGATATTCCCACACAAAATAAGGAATATTCTTCGGGAAATCCAATAGATATTAGCATAAAGGAGCAGTTCCAAAATATCTTCAAAGACATCAGACAACAAAGCCGCATACCTGTTAATATTCCAAGTCCCCCGCGGCATTATCCTCATTCTGACTGGAGCGACAGTTCTTTACCAAGTATCAGTGGCGTTTCAGAATCTAATATTGCTTAG
- the LOC124182502 gene encoding uncharacterized protein LOC124182502 isoform X3, translating into MSSKVNTERKAIALKSKRESSEGDKQVVLPVSKQLSNTAPPGDVLVFDNCSTTVQVTVKTKGRKRTSTMVSGSPTNHKAIEEKKKASGNGEHHHNWGRILGDQNRIAMKQNLQQSLQQYAARTHTSKSTRQSTTDSKEARKLLEVHRSQRYELGQVASKHLDEIPTKQDPPSKKSSDHMKTHIPASTMPSSTSIASSMESIVVVDRAVQCGGIFDFSNDRFGVFNPVRTLGFLMKELEGLVRDERSSKILSEMEQALLRIPTEPGKPTPADVDAIALRVQLEASTAKLESTSQKLNATCESLREQRDSLQQQVQKQTSLLEDARHRETVLESDLKRVQTKLDEATTMASSAQKIISELKDDTKRIETLQKVIADLRTELNDQIELAQQRFMEGQYLRLEKEKLLVLSAYKDSQLAQHRTAVKELQILITEQLTELRETYKNTEDSPDRHSSMLHAGKACSSPTPTSSEHSNTIQPWHGLSDISLSTVEPNTHNFGDQKAVTSQVKNSSFHGEMAGDSERKRTVKDVKTQLEFISLPGGETGETSRTMSLPIYKGEESKRHSNAGIGDEGEASCDKSNDLSDIVAGIAEVEKPTTTDETDGKNFEKRDQNGIRSLFKPRKSPLEKTRKHRSNKDHSRNKSVARDIPTQNKEYSSGNPIDISIKEQFQNIFKDIRQQSRIPVNIPSPPRHYPHSDWSDSSLPSISGVSESNIA; encoded by the exons ATGAGCAGTAAAGTGAACACAGAAAGAAAAGCCATCGCTCTGAAAAGTAAGAGAGAATCTTCAGAAGGTGATAAACAAGTGGTTCTACCAGTCAGCAAACAG CTTTCGAATACAGCACCTCCGGGTGACGTCTTGGTTTTTGATAATTGCAGTACGACGGTGCAAGTAACCGTTAAAACAAAGGGTCGCAAGCGTACTTCCACAATGGTCAGCGGTAGCCCAACAAACCACAAAGCAAttgaggaaaagaaaaaggcaAGTGGTAACGGGGAACATCATCACAATTGGGGAAGAATATTAGGAGATCAAAATCGCATTGCCATGAAGCAGAATCTCCAGCAAAGTCTGCAACAGTATGCAGCTAGGACTCATACTTCCAAGTCAACCAGACAGAGTACAACGGACTCCAAGGAGGCCAGAAAATTGCTGGAAGTTCACAGGTCGCAAAGATACGAGCTAGgt CAGGTCGCCAGTAAACATCTTGACGAAATTCCCACGAAGCAAGATCCACCGTCCAAAAAGTCTTCCGATCATATGAAAACGCATATTCCTGCTTCGACAATGCCTTCGTCAACCTCAATCGCGAGTAGTATGGAATCCATTGTCGTGGTTGATAGAGCAGTTCAATGCGGAGGAATCTTTGATTTCTCTAACGACAGATTTGGGGTATTCAATCCTGTTCGTACTTTGGGATTCTTGATGAAGGAGCTCGAAGGACTTGTTAGAGATGAGAGATCGAGCAAAATTCTTTCTGAAATGGAACAAGCTCTATTGCGGATACCAACAGAGCCTGGAAAACCGACGCCTGCG GACGTTGACGCCATAGCACTCAGAGTACAATTGGAAGCAAGTACGGCAAAACTGGAATCAACAAGCCAGAAATTGAATGCAACTTGCGAAAGCTTGCGCGAGCAGAGAGATTCTCTGCAACA aCAAGTTCAAAAGCAGACTTCACTTTTGGAGGATGCCCGACATCGAGAGACAGTGTTGGAATCAGACTTGAAAAGAGTTCAAACGAAACTAGATGAGGCAACAACAATGGCTTCGTCGgcccaaaaaataattagtgaGTTGAAAGATGATACCAAAAGAATAGAAACGCTGCAGAAAGTTATTGCAGATCTCAGAACTGAACTGAACGACCAAATTGAGCTTGCACAGCAGCGATTTATGGAAGGACAGTACCTTAGattggagaaagaaaaattattagttCTATCAGCCTATAAAGATTCGCAACTAGCCCAGCACCGCACAGCCGTTAA AGAACTTCAAATCCTGATAACTGAACAACTGACTGAGTTGCGCGAGACGTACAAAAACACAGAAGACTCCCCGGACCGTCACAGCTCGATGCTCCATGCAGGAAAGGCTTGTTCGTCTCCTACGCCAACTTCTTCCGAGCATTCCAACACTATTCAACCCTGGCATGGTCTGTCGGATATTTCGTTGTCAACTGTCGAACCAAACACTCATAATTTTGGTGATCAAAAGGCTGTAACGAGTCAAGTTAAAAATTCGTCATTTCATGGAGAAATGGCTGGGGATTCGGAGAGGAAGCGAACGGTGAAAGACGTAAAAACACAACTGGAATTTATCAGTTTGCCTGGTGGTGAAACTGGTGAAACTTCGCGTACAATGTCGTTACCTATTTATAAAGGCGAGGAATCAAAACGCCACAGCAATGCAG GAATCGGAGATGAGGGTGAAGCAAGTTGTGATAAGAGTAATGATTTGTCCGATATTGTTGCTGGGATAGCGGAAGTAGAGAAGCCTACAACAACTGATGAaacggatggaaaaaattttgaaaaaagggatCAAAATGGCATTCGAAGTTTGTTCAAACCAAGAAAGTCTCCATTAGAAAAAACTAGGAAACATCGATCTAATAAAGATCATTCTAGGAATAAATCTGTAGCTAGAGATATTCCCACACAAAATAAGGAATATTCTTCGGGAAATCCAATAGATATTAGCATAAAGGAGCAGTTCCAAAATATCTTCAAAGACATCAGACAACAAAGCCGCATACCTGTTAATATTCCAAGTCCCCCGCGGCATTATCCTCATTCTGACTGGAGCGACAGTTCTTTACCAAGTATCAGTGGCGTTTCAGAATCTAATATTGCTTAG
- the LOC124182503 gene encoding kinetochore protein NDC80 homolog, which translates to MEKKSVGDRLSANPVRISLIDKEDRRRTQSLKSRAAASEETHIPRPRFRSSSTDVQGRKSSLKPPARIQSSQHGYGTPQPNAVTPNTSRSSSAVRSLHPPSGSTVRGRSPSAERASNIGLKISCKDNRPLTDRAFQAEMLGKIDSYFRSIEQTSLLNNNGSLKPVTLKIFVQVTDLLAKLLDVKHALTIANYVEELPKIAKKLHYPGQITKSWLKTANAMHSWPQVLGWVSWLVECCVVKDLAADHFQLDNLPFLEADTGAKFNKMKFQFLLNAYKAWNEEKPNEEAALTEEFLQKVANSQGVTETDIENAVAESKSEATKLEDAKATGQALDEELRQLEEELRALRNEEAMQDTRIREQQSAEKKYLTEAEQLREESKILCKTLQQQKLRQEELREQINSQPMSAVQRDDIVERCLIMRNQLLEFDKHLNDLEKEIYTLDIKLASSRNILTKAVFSYNKDIYLQLIKESDLDLDDFAMPVTGILNPKIMDELNRKATLMSSLHENIKERLKKTESIIERDEKMLDSLIEEKAALDEKKQNRLAKVNECKRSVKAIKAAAKAEEIELKESIENLNHNIKEILNKMPNAELEERELEEAREKLEALSRRKAYLEESAHLFFEQFYETLANHRTKLAALLTEGSDLQNSEDHSPE; encoded by the exons ATGGAGAAAAAGTCCGTAGGTGATAGACTGTCGGCAAATCCCGTAAGAATATCACTGATCGATAAAGAGGATAGAAGAAGAACGCAATCCTTGAAATCAAGAGCAGCTGCATCCGAAGAGACACATATTCCTAGGCCGCGTTTCAGATCTTCGTCAACCGATGTTCAAGGCAGAAAGTCAAGTTTAAAACCACCAG cgAGAATTCAGTCCTCTCAGCATGGATACGGGACTCCCCAACCAAACGCTGTTACTCCAAATACGAGCCGAAGTAGTAGCGCTGTCAGATCGCTACATCCACCATCGGGCAGCACCGTGCGAGGAAGATCGCCGTCAGCAGAGAGAGCGAGCAATATAGGCCTGAAGATATCTTGCAAAGACAATCGACCATTGACAGACAGGGCTTTCCAAGCCGAAATGCTTGGCAAAATTGATTCCTATTTTCGGTCGATCGAGCAAACGTCTCTGCTAAACAATAACGGGAGTCTGAAACCGGTAACGCTCAAGATCTTTGTTCAGGTAACAGATTTGCTAGCCAAACTGTTGGACGTCAAGCATGCGTTAACGATCGCAAACTACGTTGAGGAGCTGCCAAAGATTGCCAAGAAGCTTCATTATCCGGGGCAGATAACCAAATCTTGGCTAAAAACTGCAAATGCTATGCATTCCTGGCCTCAGGTTTTAGGATGGGTCTCTTGGCTGGTTGAATGCTGCGTAGTCAAGGATCTGGCCGCAGATCATTTTCAGTTGGATAATTTGCCATTTTTAGAAGCAGACACTGGGGcgaaattcaacaaaatgaAGTTCCAATTTCTGTTGAACGCTTACAAAGCTTGGAACGAGGAGAAGCCGAACGAAGAGGCAGCTCTGACCGAAGAGTTTTTACAAAAGGTTGCAAACTCGCAGGGCGTTACAGAAACTGATATAGAAAATGCTGTTGCAGAGAGCAAAAGCGAGGCAACGAAGCTGGAAGATGCGAAAGCGACTGGCCAAGCGCTCGATGAAGAATTAAGGCAGCTTGAGGAAGAATTGAGAGCCTTGAGGAACGAAGAGGCTATGCAGGACACTCGCATCAGGGAGCAACAAAGTGCTGAGAAAAAGTATTTAACGGAAGCTGAGCAGTTGCGAGAGGAAAGTAAAATCCTATGCAAAACATTACAGCAGCAAAAATTGAGACAAGAAGAGCTCAGGGAACAAATTAACTCGCAACCAATGTCAGCTGTCCAGAGAGACGACATTGTCGAACGTTGTCTCATTATGCGAAACCAATTGCTTGAATTTGATAAGCACTTGAATGATCTGGAGAAAGAGATTTACACGCTGGATATCAAACTAGCTTCGAGTAGAAATATTTTGACCAAGGCCGTTTTCAGTTATAACAAAGACATTTACCTACAACTAATTAAGGAATCAGACCTTGATTTGGATGACTTTGCGATGCCAGTTACCGGTATACTGAATCCGAAAATCATGGACGAACTGAACAGAAAAGCAACTTTGATGTCTTCTTTAcacgaaaatataaaagagCGTCTCAAAAAAACAGAATCTATAAtagaaagagatgaaaaaatgttggatAGCCTTATAGAGGAGAAAGCGGCGCTTGATGAGAAAAAGCAGAATCGCCTTGCCAAAGTAAACGAATGTAAGAGATCTGTAAAGGCAATAAAAGCTGCAGCCAAGGCGGAAGAAATCGAATTGAAAGAGTCTATAGAAAATCTCAACCATAATATCAAAGaaatattgaacaaaatgCCCAATGCTGAACTGGAAGAAAGGGAATTGGAAGAAGCcagagaaaaattagaagccCTTAGTCGGAGAAAGGCCTATTTGGAAGAATCGGCTCATTTATTCTTTGAGCAGTTTTATGAGACGCTCGCCAATCACAGAACCAAATTGGCAGCTCTTCTCACAGAAGGTTCGGATCTCCAAAATTCCGAGGATCACTCTCCAGAATAA